One Ureaplasma urealyticum serovar 8 str. ATCC 27618 genomic window carries:
- the trmD gene encoding tRNA (guanosine(37)-N1)-methyltransferase TrmD produces the protein MKISILSLFPELYETWINHSIISNAIKNNQVTIEIINFRLYTNDKHKKVDDYQYGGGAGMVLMIEPIVSAIRAIRTPNSYVILTTPKGQVFNQELANEFVSKYDHIIIIAGHYEGFDERINYYVDAQYSIGDFVLTGGELPSMVISDAVIRLLDGVISSSSLESESFNNYLLDYPVYTRPVVFEGHQVPDVLLSGHHKNIADFRKQQQEMITKKNRPDLYQKYLNSKK, from the coding sequence ATGAAAATATCAATTTTATCTTTATTTCCTGAATTATATGAAACATGGATAAACCATTCTATTATTAGTAATGCTATTAAAAATAATCAAGTTACGATAGAAATTATTAATTTTCGTTTATACACAAATGATAAACACAAAAAAGTTGATGATTATCAATATGGTGGTGGAGCTGGTATGGTTTTAATGATCGAACCAATTGTATCTGCCATTCGTGCGATTCGTACACCTAATTCATATGTGATTTTAACAACACCAAAAGGTCAAGTTTTTAATCAAGAATTAGCTAACGAATTTGTTAGTAAATATGATCATATTATTATCATTGCTGGTCATTATGAAGGTTTTGATGAACGTATTAATTATTACGTTGATGCCCAATATAGTATTGGTGATTTTGTTTTAACAGGAGGAGAATTACCTAGTATGGTAATTTCTGATGCTGTTATTCGATTATTAGATGGTGTTATTTCTTCATCTAGTTTAGAAAGTGAATCATTTAATAACTATTTATTAGATTATCCTGTTTATACACGTCCTGTTGTTTTTGAAGGACATCAAGTACCAGATGTACTTTTATCTGGTCATCACAAAAACATTGCTGATTTTCGTAAACAGCAACAAGAGATGATTACTAAAAAGAATCGTCCTGATTTATATCAAAAATATTTAAATAGCAAAAAGTAG
- the rpsP gene encoding 30S ribosomal protein S16, protein MKILVKIRLTRVGTHKKPFFRIVVMDAKAKANGAYIENLGHYDPVLGKVVLKKEAILAQLQNGAQPSETVKNILSQEGIWKEFIALKDANKKRKVALAKAK, encoded by the coding sequence GTGAAAATTTTGGTAAAGATTAGATTAACAAGAGTGGGGACACACAAAAAACCATTCTTTCGTATTGTAGTTATGGATGCTAAAGCAAAAGCTAATGGTGCATATATTGAAAATTTAGGTCATTATGATCCTGTTTTAGGAAAAGTAGTTTTAAAAAAAGAAGCTATTTTAGCACAATTACAAAATGGTGCTCAACCTAGTGAAACAGTAAAAAATATCTTATCACAAGAAGGTATTTGAAAAGAATTCATTGCTTTAAAAGATGCAAACAAAAAACGTAAAGTAGCTTTAGCTAAGGCTAAATAA